From the genome of Bradyrhizobium sp. ORS 278:
GATGTTCAGCGCCGCTTCGAGATCGGCGCGGTCCTTCGGCGTCATCGCCGAGACCGGCAGATCGGTGTCGGGCAGGCTCACGCCCTTGCGGTCGGACATCTTGCCGCCGATGACGACGCGGGTGACGGCGCGCGTCGGGGTCGTCTCCTCGGCGATCAGCCGCACCTTGCCGTCGTCGAGCAGCAGCGCGTGGCCGGGCTGCAGGGCTGCCAGGATCTCCGGATGCGGCAGGTACACCCGTGTCGCATCGCCGGGCGTCTTGTCGGAATCGAGCACGAAGCTCTGTCCGTTGTTGAGCTGGACCGGACCTTCGGCAAACGTGCCAAGCCGCAGTTTGGGGCCCTGCAGATCGACCAGGATGCCGATCGGCCGGCCATAGCTGGCTTCGACGCTGCGGATCGTGGCCACCAGCTCCCGCAGCTTGTCATGCGGGGTGTGGCTCATGTTGATGCGGAAGATGTCGGCCCCGGCCTCGAACAGCTTGCGAATCATCGCGCTGTCCGAGGAGGCGGGACCGAGCGTGGCGAGAATCTTGATGCGGCGCAGGCGTCTCATGGTTTGGGCGCTGCCGGCCCGGACGGCAGGCCGGATCCGGCAGGCGGCGCCGCCTGAGGACCATTGGGCAGGCCAGGGACATTGCCGGGGCCGAGCGGACCTGGGATGCCCGGCACGCGCTGCTGCGCCGGCTGCTCGTTGGCCTCGGTCAACTGCACCGTCCAGGCGCGCTGGTCGCCGGTGTCGACCTCGAAGAAGCCGGTGCGGTCGAAGCCGCGCGCCAGGCAATTGTCGGTGCCCTTGATGGTGAACTCCTTGTCGCGGGAGCACATGAAGGCCTGCCCGGACCATTCGCCGCCGCGATCATAGTCGAGCGCGTAGATGTAATAATAGCGGGCGACCAGCGTGCCCTTGAGCAGCGTTTCGCAGCTGCGAGAGGAGACGTTCCACCACCCTTCGGTGGTCCAGCCCTCTGCGTCCTTGTAGCCGAGAGCGATCCCGACCCGGCTCGAGGTGTTGTTGCAGAGGCGAAAATCGGCGGCCGCCGGGCTGGAGGAGAGACAGAGCACGGCCAGCCCGAGCAGCGAAAGCAGTCCGAAACCCTGGCGGTGGGGAAGGCGATGCATGATGCGGGAGGTTTTGGGGATCATTGCGCGACGCTATATCAAACGTTGATCGATGTCGCGCGCTTGGCCGCGGCTGTCAACGGCAAGGCGATTTCGTGGCGAGGCGGATGCGATCGCTCTCATCGCCTCCCGTGACGGTGCTGCGATATGGCCAAACCTGCGACGAAGCCGCATTATATAGCAGATGTCCGTCGCGGCGCGGAACAGGGAACGAGAGGGATCATCATGGACAGCACCACCCGAACCGAGCTCGAAGCCGCCGCTTTCCGCCGGCTCGTCGAGCATCTGCGCAGCCGCACCGACGTTCAGAACATCGATCTGATGAATCTGGCCGGCTTCTGTCGCAATTGCCTGTCCAACTGGCTCAAGGACGCGGCCGACGCACAGGGGGTGGCGCTGAGCAAGGACGAGAGCCGCGAGGCGGTTTACGGCATGCCCTATGAGGAATGGAAGGCGAAGCACCAGCGCGAGGCCAGCGCCGAGCAGATCGAGGCCATGAAGAAGGTGCATCCGGGTCATTGAGGACGGCCGGCCGCGCGCTCGCCTGATCCGCGAATCGAGCGGCTGTCCGCGGGACGCGGAAAACGCAAGCCGCGTGGTCGATGTTGTTGTTCGGCGGCCCACCGAGCCCAACAAGATGTGGGCGCTCTGTGGATGAGGGCGATGTCGCCTTGACGCAGGGCACGCCAGATTTGAGGGTCGCGGCGAACACGCGGCGCCCTGGCGGCGCCTTCCTTGGACACACGAGTTCCACTCAGGAGTAACAGATGGCCACCTCCGCCGCCGCGAAGGACGACGACTCGCCCGCGACCCGCTTCGCCGTAGATCAGCTCAAGTCGATCATCGAGCGCATTGAGCGGCTGGAGGAGGAGAAGAAAGCGATCTCCGAGGACATCAAGGATGTCTATGCCGAGAGCAAGGGCAACGGCTTCGACGTCAAGGCGCTGCGCACCATCATTCGGCTGCGCAAGCAGGACCCCAATGAGCGCCAGGAGGAGGAGAGCATCCTCGAGACCTACATGCAGGCGCTCGGCATGATCTGAACGAGGCGCGCCTGCGGCGCGTCACCCAATGTCCCCGCGAGCCGATCGCGGGGCATTGACATTTCAGGGGGCGGTTTCGGCGTCGTCAGCGCAGGGCCGCGGCGCGCATCGTGAAGGATCTGGTCTCGAGCTTGATGATCGCGGGGCCGCTGAACTGGTCGTAGCTCAGCCCCGGCGTCGGATCGGCCGCGAAGGTCATCGTCAGGGTGGTCTGCGGCTTCACGAAGTAGCTGCGCATGACCGTCAGATCCGGGTCGCCCAGTTTGGTGACCGACATCGACGATGATGCGCTCGGTGTCAGCATGATCGCCCGCATCCAGGTCGAATCAGGCCCCTTGGCGGCCGACATCCGTGTCGCCATCGTGATCAGGCCGTCCTGGCTCTGATTGCCCTTGGTGGCCTCCGCTGGCGCCGATGCCGGGCGGGATGCCGACTGACGCGAGTTGCGCACGGGGATCGCCGAGGTGGCGGTATTGCCGCGATCGGCCACGGGTGCAGGAGCAAAGGCCATCGCCTGCATCAGGCTGGCATTCTGCGGCTGGTCAATGGCCGATAGCGCCCGGCGCGCAGTGATCGCCGCAACCTGCTCGGGCGTGGCCTGCTTCGGCGTCGCGGGATTGTCACCCCAGAAGCCGCGCGAATTGATGATGTCCGCGACGCTCTGCGGCGCGCCACCGCTTGCGGCCGCATCGATCGCGCTGGTGGTCTCGGGCTTCGCGTCCGGCTTGCTGTCGGTTTTCGCCGAGGGCTGCTGCACCGCCTGCGAGTCCGCCGAGGCCAGCTGCAGCGCGTTGGCGATCTTGCCGCGAGCCGTCGCCGGCTTATTGTCCGCGGAGCGCTCTTTCTCGAAAGGCTTGTCCGCGGGCTTGTCGGTCGTCTTGGCGACGAGCGCCGCAGTCTGGATCGGTTTCGCGTCGGCCTTGACCTCGCTCTCGCCCGCCTCGTCGTCGTCCTCGCTGGGACGGCCGCGGAACAGCCGCGCAAACAGGTTCGAGCCGCCGGATGATGCATCCTCGCCGGAGCCGCGCTTCTCGATTTCGGCCCTGGCCAGCTCATAGCCCTTCAGTGGCACGCCATTGCTCGGGACGTGGACCGTCTTGCCGTCCGGGAACACGCGGGCGAGCTGGTCGGCGGTCATGCGCGGCCAATGCCGGATATTGCCGGTGTCGAGATGCACGAAGGGCGACCCGGAAGTGGGATAGAAGCCGACGCCGCCGCGCTGCAGGCGCAGGCCGGCGTAGCGGATCTGCTCCAGCGGCACGCCGGGGATGTAGAAATCCATCGCATGGCCGAGCATGTGCTGGCTGTGGCGGGCCACCCCGGAATGCGCCGAGCGCCGACGCAGCATCGAATTGGTGGCGGGGGAGCGGTACGACGAGATGATCTGGATCGGCTGCTTGCCGTCGACGTCGCGATAGACTTCCCAGAGGATGTCGAACAGGCGACGGTCCATGACCGTCTCGTCCTGGGTGCGCCAGTCGCGCAGGAAGTGGTTCAGCTTCTTCAGCGCGTCTTCATCGTAACGGCCCTCGCGCTTGAAGGTGACGGTGAGGTCTTCGCCGGAATGGGTATGGTGGAAGGTCAGCGTGCGCGTGTCATTCAGGGCTTCGGCGTCACGGACCGTCCCGGCTCCCATCACGAGGAGCAGTGATGCAAGGCCGGTGCGGCAGACGGCGTTCCAAGCCTTTTTGGGCAACGAGGCCTTTTTGGGCAACGAGGCCTTTCTGGGCAACGAACGCGATTGGCGCGCGAAAACAGACAGCAAGATGCAGCCCACCCCGTCGACGAGCGTTTACTCGAATACCCTCTTGCGGCCCGTCCGGCGGAAGAGAGAGGAAACGCTTACCTAAGGCGGGATGGTTAAGGGATACTCACCGACCCGCCCCCCAATTACCCTTAACATATACTCTTGAGTGTGGCGAAAAAGAGCCATCGAATCTTGGTTGACCATTGTGGTTAACCTAAAGCAAAGGCCCCGCCGGATGGCGAGGCCTTTGATCTCACATCGGGATTTGCGGCGGCTGAGGGAACCCGGTCAGCGCGTGAACACCCGGCGAGGCGGGCGGCCGACCGGCGCCGGCGGTGTCGGCTGGCCGCCGCCGAACAGACGTTCGAAGAAGTTCGGACCCGAGGAGCCGGACGAGAAGCTGTTGTCGCTGACATTCACCGAGTTCGGCAGCGGTCCTTTCGGACGCGAATAGCTCGGTTGGGCGTGGGCGACGACGTTCTCGAGATCCTTGCCGCGGCTGTTCTTGAGGATCGCGATCATGGTCGCGTCGCGGCCATAGACGTCCTTGCGGAATTGCAGCTTGCCGGCATCGTCCACGAAGGCGGTCTGGTAGGTGATGTTGACCGGAATCGGGGTCGGGAATTTCAGGTCGATCTCGCTCGAGCCATACATGCCGCGGATGCGCTCAGGCGTATAGCGCTCGCCCGGCATGGTGAGGTTGAGCAGCACCGACGCATACTGATCCGGATATTGCACCCGCATGCAGCCATGGCTGAAGGCGCGGTCCTCCTTCGCGAACAGGTTCTTATCCGGCGTGTCGTGCTGATAGACCAGGAACTTGTTCGGGAAATTGAAGCGAATGCGGCCGAGCGCGTTGGCCTCGCCCGGCGGCTGCGAGATGTGGATCGAGCCGTCGCGGGCGCGCTCCAACCGCAGGCCCATGCGGTCGAGCACGGTCGGGTCCTGCTGCAGCGCCGGCAGATACTCGTTGTAGATGATCGACGGCGGCACGTTCCAGGTCGGGTTGACCGTGATGAACTTCATCGTCTCGCTCAGCAGCGGCGTCGCGTGCTGGCCGGGCTTGCCGGTGACGACGCGGGTGGTCCACACCTGCGCGCCGTGCTGCATCACCTTCAGCGTGTAGTCGGGGATGTTGAGGATGACATAGGCATTGCCGATCGCCGGTGCGCCGAGCTCGCGGGGCAGCCAGCGCCAGCGCTCCATATTGACGATGACGGTGTCGATCTGCTTGTCGCGTTTGGGCGTGTTGAGCGCCTTGACGGTGCGGTCGTCGAGCACGCCGGTCGGCTTGAGATCGACGCTGTCCTGGAATTTGCGAACGGCGGCGGCGACCTTCGCGTCGTAGCGGATGTCGTCGAGGTTCTCGGTGAGGCCGAGCTTGGCGCGCAGCTTCGGCACGCGCGGGTCGGACATCTGCGCCTCGGCCTCCGGGGCGTTCTTGCCGCGGGCAGGGGTGTATTTCAGCGGTTCGCCGTCCTCGATGATGATGGGCGTACCGTCGCGGTCGCCGCGAAGTTCGGCGAGCTTGGCCTTCAGCAGCTTGTAGAGCTTGTGCGGCGGGTTGTAGCTCTCCAGCGCGGCGGAGGCATCCTTGGCGCCGGTGACGTTGGCCAGCACCTCGTTCGGATCGATCGGATGCTCGGGATATTGGATATCGGCCGAGACCTGCGACCAGTGCATGCGGCCGCTCTGGGCCTGACGGGCGTAGTCCATCATGCTCTCGGTGAGCTTGAGATCGGCCTCCGCCAGCGCGTCCGGCGCGGAGCCGGCCGCGGCGAAATCCGGCACCGGATAGTCGGCGGGGTTGAGGCCGTCCGCGGCCGCATCCTTGAGGCGCGCGATCACGCCCTTGGCGGCGGCGGTGAGATTGCCGCTCTGCGTCCAGATCGGCGCGTAGTCGCGGCCGGTGTAGAACTTCTCGACGGCGGCGCGCTCGGCCTTGCGGTCGAAATACTTGGTCCCCTTGGTGGCGATCAGGTCGCGCAGGCGATCGGCGACCGGCTGGTCGGCGGCGGGAACGCTGCTCGCGGCTTTGACCGGCTCGCCGGCCGGCGCCGGAGTCGTCGCTGTGGCGGGAGCCGCTGCCGGCGGCGGCGCCGTCACGGTCTTGGCGGGATCGGCTGCGGGCGCTGCGGCCGTATCGGCCGGCTTCACCGGCTCGGGCGCCTTGGCCTGGCTGGGCGAAACGGTAGCGGTGGTGTCGAGCTTGAAGTCGCTGGCGGTCGGCGGCGGCACGTTGGCCGGCTCGGGGAACGGGATCGCTGCGTCGATCGCAAGCTCTGCCGGGCTGCTGCGGGGCGGATCGTTCTGGGCGAGAGCGGAGGTCGTGGACACCGCGAGGAAAGTTGCCGCGACAGCCATCAGCACGCGGTCATATCCGCCACGGGTGGTCACACAATCTCGCATCGTCAATCCCTCGAATGATCTGTCCCGCGGTTCGGAACAGGGTCGGTCACAAGGTCGATCTCTGCCCGCCAGCTTGGGCCCGAGCACGGTTCGTGAGAATGGGTCACGCCTTGACGCAATGAATCACGCCCGAACGATACCGAAGCCCCAATTCTGCGGCCAGCGCCACACGGGACAACTCACGACAAACTGACTCTTGGGAAACCCGGGCAAATCGATCTTGCGCTTGTGCCACGCGTTTTTTCCTCTGTCTGTCACCGCAAGGCAACGGTTCAGATGTTCCGTTGTTGCGCAGGGTTGCGGCGAATTTCGGACGCGAGCGGATCATCCGAGCGGCGGCGATTCCGTCGATGGCGTCTCGCCATTGGCCTCGTCGAGCTTGCGGTAGAGCGTCGAGCGTCCGATTTTGAGACGCCGCGCCACCTCCGACATCTGACCGCGGTAATGAGCGATGGCGAAGCGGATGATCTCGTGCTCCATCTCCTCCAGCGGCCGGACGTCGCCACCGGCGTTGAGCATGGGCAGGCTGCCATGCGAGGGCAGGGGTGCAATGGGTACTTCACTACCCGGCACCATCGCCGGCAGCGTGGCCTGAGCGGGGCGCTCCACGACCAGGGGTGGCGCCGGCTCGACGGGCGGCGCATGGGTCGGTATCAGCGGGAAGTCGTTGACGCCGAGTTGGTCGGTCTCGCTCATGACGACGGCGCGATAGACGGCGTTCTCGAGCTGGCGGATGTTGCCCGGCCAGTCGAGCTTGGTCAGATACGCCACCGCGTCGCCGCTGATGCCCGACACAGGGCGATTTTCCTCGGCTGAAAAGCGCGCCAGGAAATGCCGCAGCAGATGCGGAATGTCCTCGCGGCGCGCGCGCAAGGGAGGGATCGTCAGCGGCAGCACGTGCAGCCGGTAGAACAGGTCCTCGCGGAAATGTCCTTCCTTGACCCGGTCGAGCAGGCGGCGGTTGGTTGCCGAGATGATGCGCACATCGACCTTGACCGGCTTGCGGCCACCGACCGCCTCGACAGCGCCCTCCTGCAAGGCGCGCAGCAGCTTGACCTGCGCAGTGAGCGGCAGCTCAGAGACCTCGTCGAGGAACAAGGTGCCGCCATGGGCTTCGACGAACTTGCCGGTGTGGCGGTCGGTCGCGCCGGTGAACGCGCCCTTCTCGTGGCCGAACAGGATCGATTCGACGAGATTGTCCGGGATTGCGCCGCAATTCACCGCGACGAACGGCTTGGTCTTGCGCTCGCTGGTGCCATGGATGGCGCGGGCGAACAGCTCCTTGCCGACGCCGGATTCGCCCTCGATCAGCACGGGAATCGATGAGGCCGCGGCCTTCTCGGCGATGCGCAGGATCGGCGCCATCGCTTCGGCGCGGGTGACGATGTCCGAGAAGGTCAGCCGGCCCTCGCGGCTGTGACGGATGCGCTGCAGTTCGCCCTTGAGTGCGGAGGTATTCAGTGCGTTGCGCAGCGATACCTGCAGCCGCTCGATGCCGACCGGCTTGACGACGAAATCCTGCGCGCCGGCGCGCATCGCCGAGACGACGTTGTCGATGCCGCCATGCGCGGTCTGCACGATCACGGGGATCGAGATCCCGGCTTCGCGCATCTTCGACAGCACGCCCATGCCGTCGAGGCCGGGCATCACGAGGTCGAGCACGATGGCGTCGATGGGACCCGCGTCGGGATTGGTCAGCTTCTCGATCACGGCATCGCCGGTCTCGACGACGACCGCCTCGTAGCCGCATTTCTGCACCATGTTCTCCACCAGCCGGCGCTGGACCGGATCATCATCGGCGATCAAAATGCTGGCAGCCATGGCTTTCCTTGCACGCTACGACTATCTGTCTCGAATCGGGGCACTCTCGCCGACGCCGATTAACGCAACCTTAAACCTCGCTGATCGGGATAAACGTTCGAACAACAGGTTACCCATCCGATGACCTCGCGCGCCTCTTCCGCTCTCCGCAAGCCGACCAAAGCTGCTCCTCCCTCCAAAGCCGTCAAGGCCAAGAAGGCCGCCGTGAAACCGACATCGAAGCCGAAACCGGCCGCGGTCAAAGCAGGTCGCGGTGCCGCGGCCAAATCGTCCGCCAAGCCCGCGAAGACGGTGGTCGCCGCGAAGACCGGAATCGGGACGCTGCCCGAATGGAATCTCGGCGATCTTTATAGCGGCATCGACGCGCCGGAGATCGCTCACGATCTCGCGAAGATGGATGCCGAATGCGTCGCGTTTGAGACCGATTACAAGGGCAAGATCGCCGAGCATGTCGCGCGCGAAGACGGCGGCGAATGGCTCGCGGCGGCGGTGCGCCGTTATGAGGCGATCGACGATCTCGCCGGTCGGCTCGGCTCCTTCGCGGGTCTCGCGCATGCCGGCGACAGTGTCGATCCGGCGATCTCCAAATTCTACGGCGACATCTCTGAGCGGCTGACGACCGCCTCGACGCATCTGTTGTTCTTCCCGCTCGAGCTCAACCGCATCGACGATTCCGTCATTGCGCGCGCGATGGAGACGCCGGCACTGGGCCATTACCGGCCCTGGATCGAGGATCTGCGCAAGGACAAGCCGTATCAGCTCGAGGACCGCGTCGAGCAGCTGTTCCATGAGAAGTCTCAGACCGGGTATTCGGCGTGGAACCGGCTGTTCGACCAGACCATCGCGGGGCTGCGCTTCCAGGTCGATGGCAAGGAGCTCGCGATCGAGCCGACCCTGAACTTCCTGCAGGACCGCGACGGCGGCAAGCGCAAGGCGGCGGCCGAGGCGCTGGCCAAGACCTTCAAAGCCAATGAGCGCACGTTCGCGCTGATCACCAACACGCTCGCCAAGGACAAGGACATCTCCGACCGCTGGCGCGGCTTCCAGGATGTCGCGGACTCGCGCCATCTCAACAACCGCGTCGAGCGTGAGGTCGTGGACGCGCTGGTGGCCTCGGTGCGCGCGGCCTATCCGAAACTGTCGCATCGCTACTATCGGCTCAAGGCGCGCTGGTTCAAGAAGAAGAAGCTCGCGCATTGGGACCGCAACGCTCCGCTGCCCTTCGCCGCCAATGCCACCATCGCCTGGCCGGAGGCCAAGAACATGGTGCTGACGGCCTATCGCGGCTTCTCGCCCGAGATGGCCGATATCGCGCAGCGCTTCTTCGACCAGAGCTGGATCGATGCGCCGGTGCGTCCCGGCAAAGCGCCGGGCGCATTCTCGCACCCGACCACGCCGTCGGCGCATCCCTACGTGCTGATGAACTACCAGGGCAAGCCGCGCGACGTGATGACGCTCGCGCATGAGCTCGGCCATGGCGTGCACCAGGTGCTCGCGGCGAAGAATGGCGCGCTGATGGCGCCGACGCCTTTGACGCTCGCCGAGACCGCGAGCGTGTTCGGCGAGATGCTGACCTTCAAGCGGCTGTTGTCGCAGACCAAGGATGCCAAGCAGCGTCAGGCGCTGCTCGCGGGCAAGGTCGAGGACATGATCAACACCGTGGTCCGGCAAATCGCGTTCTATTCATTCGAGCGCGCGGTTCATACCGAGCGCAAGCACGGCGAGCTCACCGCCGAGCGCCTCGGCCAGCTGTGGCTGTCGGTGCAGACCGAGAGCCTCGGCGAGGCGATCGAGATCAAGCCGGGCTACGAGAACTTCTGGACGTACATCCCGCACTTCATCCATTCGCCGTTCTACGTCTACGCCTATGCGTTCGGCGATTGCCTCGTGAACTCGCTCTACGCCGTCTACGAGCACGCCGCCGATGGCTTTGCCGAGCGCTATCTCGCAATGCTCGCGGCCGGCGGCACCAAGCATTATTCCGAGCTGCTCAAGCCGTTCGGTCTGGATGCCAAGGATCCCAGGTTCTGGGATGGCGGCCTGTCGGTCATCGCCGGCATGATCGACGAGCTGGAGGCGATGGGGTAGGGGTGTAAAACATTTGTTGAACGAGCAAGGCTCCTCTGTTATACAGTCTGTAGAACAGAGGAGATTCCCATGAATGAGACTCCCAAGGATCTGAAGCCAGATTCCAGCGTGGTCCTGCAGGTCCGCAAGATCGGCAATTCCATCGGCCTCATCTTGCCGAAGGAGATGGTGGCTCGGCTCAATCTTAAGGAAGGCGACAAGCTGTTTCCCGTCGAGCAGCCGGGCGGGACGCTCGTGCTCACGCCTCACGATCCGGATTTCGAGAAGGCGATGACGGTCGCCCGGCGCGGCATGAAACGGTACCACAACGCGCTCGCCGAGCTGGCGAAATGAGCGAGCCGTTTTGGCTCACCCGTCAGATGATCGTCGCAATCCATGATGAGCAGCTTGCAATTCATGGCGGAGCAAGTGGCCTGCGCGACGAAGGAATGCTCGAGTCCGCGCTGGACAGGCCGAGAAACAAATGGGCTTACGAAGGTGCGGAGCTTCCGGAGCTTGCAGCCGCCTACGCTTATGGAATCGCGCGTAATCATCCGTTCGTCGATGGCAACAAGCGCACCTCGCTGCTGGCGCTCTACACGTTTCTTGGCGTCAACGGTTTCGACTTCGATGTTCCGGAAGCTGAAGCTGCGGCAATGATCCTCGCCCTTGCCGCCGGCGAGGTCAGCGAGGCCAGCCTGACGCGCTGGATCCGCGATAATTGGCCTCGCCAATAGAGCGATCGGAAAAGCCGATAAACCGCCTTGCATGCCAGCCGTTGCCCTTGCATTGGCTTTGAGGTATGCGACCTTAACAAAGCATACTTACTCTGGGGGACCCCGATGGCAAACCATGGCGAGATCGCCTACTCGACGGCTGATGGCAACGACTATCCGGCGCACGAGGCTACCTATGAAGGCTTCATCGCGTTAGTGAAGTACGGCACGATCGGCGTCGCTCTGATCGTCATCTTGATGGCTATTTTCCTCGTTTAGTGTCGCACTGGGCCCGCCGGCATCCCCGCCGGCGGGCCTTCAGCTGACTGCCGCAGCCGATGGCTGACCCTGGCGTCACGCTGGAGCCCATGGACGTCCCGCCCGTTTTTAAGCTCGCGCGCGCATCCGCGCCGGAGGCCTCATGAAGATTGCCGTCGCCAAGGAAATCGACCCGTTGGAGCCGCGGGTCGCCGCCTCTCCCGACACGGTGAAGAAGTTCAAGGCGCTGGGTGCCGAGATCGCGGTCGAGCCCGGCGCCGGCATCAAGTCGGGCCTGCCGGATTCGGAATTCACGGCGGCGGGTGCAACCGTAAGTGCTGATGCGCTCAAGGACGCCGATATCATCATCAAGGTGAAGCGGCCGGAGGCCTCCGAACTCGCCAACTACCGCCGCGGCGCGCTCGTGTTCGCGATCATGGATCCCTACGGCAACGACGCCGCGCTGAAAGCGATGGCCGACGCCGGCATCGCGTCCTTCGCGATGGAACTGATGCCACGCATCACCCGCGCGCAGGTCATGGACGTATTGTCGAGCCAGGCGAACCTCGCCGGTTATCGCGCTGTCATCGAAGGCGCCGAGGCATTCGGCCGCGCCTTCCCGATGATGATGACCGCGGCCGGCACCGTGCCGGCAACCAAGGTCTTCGTGATGGGCGTCGGCGTCGCCGGCCTGCAGGCGATCGCGACCGCGCGTCGCCTTGGCGCCATCGTCTCCGCCACTGACGTGCGCCCCGC
Proteins encoded in this window:
- a CDS encoding Re/Si-specific NAD(P)(+) transhydrogenase subunit alpha: MKIAVAKEIDPLEPRVAASPDTVKKFKALGAEIAVEPGAGIKSGLPDSEFTAAGATVSADALKDADIIIKVKRPEASELANYRRGALVFAIMDPYGNDAALKAMADAGIASFAMELMPRITRAQVMDVLSSQANLAGYRAVIEGAEAFGRAFPMMMTAAGTVPATKVFVMGVGVAGLQAIATARRLGAIVSATDVRPATKEQVESLGAKFLAVEDEEFKNAQTAGGYAKEMSKEYQAKQAALTAEHIKKQDVIITTALIPGRPAPRLVTLEMVKSMRPGSVLVDLAVERGGNVEGVKLGETVEIDGVKIIGFPNLAGRVAASASGLYARNLFSFIETMIDKKEKTLAVNWDDELVKATALTKDGAIVHPNFQPKA